In the Glycine max cultivar Williams 82 chromosome 6, Glycine_max_v4.0, whole genome shotgun sequence genome, caacaaggaacccagagagaagctctcaccaaattttatgaaaatgccaaaagttcctttattgaaaacaaaaaccaatacttatagtgtatctgaacaaaaagataaaaatagacatggaccTTTAAAACAGTTTgggtcaaaaaaattataaataaaaaaattaaaacatatttattatgggccttcaaattaattttggccttcagcaacaattaatagtcttgatactatctctgcctctgggccttcatccttctccacttgggggctttgtccttctccacttgggcctttagcctgcatttggccagtttcaggattctcatcacgCGAGAAAGGACAAACGACTCGTTGAGCGAGCTGACGGCACGCTGAGCGCGAACATCTAAGAcagatcctcttctagggtttccccaCGCGCTAAGCGGATTGAGTGCCTCGCTTAGTGgatgtcactcgctaagcgcatatcccttgcttagcgagacatcagcTACTAGACCTTCTCTTCATTTGGCTTGAAACTGAAGTTGATTcatattaattcacaaaattggGAGTATCTGCTGAGCAAAATCAACTaaaccataaaaatatgtacaaatcctacaaaaagaactataaattgaGGGAAATATGctaatttcatataattattcaatacaaaagctagtcgtaaatgacgactaacaatAGCTaaagttttttaagaaaaagacagtatagaagagaataaaagaatTCAGTGGAATATTCTCTTAAAGGTCACTTTGAGAGCAGACAAAAAGCACATGACATTGTTTGTACTTCATATAAATCCTCGTCATTCAGAGCTTGACACATCAACCAATTGCTCTACGTGAGACAACAGTCCTATCAAGATAATGGTACAAATCGCACAATGGATATCTTATTGAAGTCTATAAAAGGATGTCTCCCTTAATGAAGCAACGAacgaaaaatgagaaaaagaaaagaacaagagCACGAgagaaattcaaagagaaactctGTTATTAACACTACAAGTTTTACATTGTTATTATCCTTTGCAAAACAAAGTAGTTTGTATCCGTGCTTAATTGTATATTCACCCCTTGAGTGCTAAGAATACTTGTATTTAATCAAAcatttgtttgtgaaagccaaAAGTGGcttagtgttaaaaaaaatacttatgttCTTAGCTTCAGGGGGAGTCTAAGATACTAGAAATGGTGTTAAGAATATTTGTAAAGCTAGGAGTGACGGGTTATAATACTTATTTGTAATCAGTTATTGATTAGTGGAACTCTTTACTAGTGAGTAAAGGAGAATTGGACGTAGCTCAGGTTGAGCGAATCATTATAAACCAAGTTGttctacttctctccatattactttATTAAGTATTCTTATTAGCTTTTGCTAACATCACTTTACACCAAGTGCTTATTTGAAAAACTGTTTTAAGAAACTCTTAACTATCATCGGACGACCACTTAGTTTATTTTTGGTAGTCTGTTTGTTATCAATGGACGACCAATGTTTGTCTCTGTTTTATCCATATTATCTATGTTATTGTGaaaagtttttatctttaatatatacAGTATTCAACCCCTTCTTTTAGTGTGTTTATTGTAGTTTTAATATGATTATCTTGTTATTGTGAACATTAATATGTTTATAGAAATTGAATTTTGTGGGCCTACAATTAagggtttttttaataaaataattataaaattaaatttttattttaaattgtcattgttgaaatttttaattgattttaccTCATTACAACTTAAATTGAACACTCTCCATTAAAacaatgaaattattattattactatttaatgATAAAGCTAAAGTGAagtttattattactattttatgataattcatttattacttttattattacatattacttaaatatttataaaatatttatttgtaattataatagttcataaaataaattttaataattatttaggattataagaaaatatgtgtgtgtgatCGCTcccatgtgtgtgtgtgtgtttttatatacataaattatttaggattataagaaaatgaaataaaagtttttaaatatattttcatttgaaaactaattattgATAAGAAAAcactgataataataataataataattcttaaaataatatttaaaaatgtatttttgaatATAATTATCACTCTATTGTTATgtacaaacatatttttttttaattttaggacatttcagatttatttgactaaactttattattttattatttttctcttaatctatctaataaacaataataagaaaaattattatttttagatttctttttcaataaacctatttatatcttatatataaaaataaaaacacttattacatttatatttataaagattttagtttttgttgattttttataaactctaatagtatattattattgttattataatatgAAAAAGATAGCATTCAATGTTATTatcataatcattttaaaattcattaaattgtataataataataataataataataataataataataataataataataataataataataataataataataataataataataataatagacattttaaatatgtatataaattatattaatggaTATTTTTGCATGTTATATTTGGCCGTTGTAAAACTCTCAAGTGACTTATATATAGAGAGCATGACTCCcgtgagaacatgtgtaagaaTATGAGAACAATTAATAGTAATCATAacattaagattaaaaataataaatgattgacattaaaatatttagaattttaaattaaaatttaatatatcatcaattctttaaaaaaataatcaaacaacaacaaacaaatcTATAAAGATCTCAATTATTACTCcctaaaatatttcaattaactcGTCACCATCATGATTGTCGCTACCACCATCATAATTTATCACTGTCATCACCACCATCATCAACCACTATCATCTCTGCCACCATATATCTTTCATGGTTGTAatctgtgacaccctctaccccgacatatatataaataaacaaaatatataacaatatcggtaaccaaattcacacgggtaaaaggttcacattcacttcactattatcaattaaaacttattaaaacatattcgactcaaaataaggccgtcaaaatttacatagatattttgttaaatcagtaaaataaaataaaatagactaacatcatgcaattaatataaaaatttatgtcccactatcacatcctatcagagcattgtgtctcgacgtccttcagcacaatgttccttaaagcaattcacctagtcatatGCTCCCccaaacacaaagttcaagatcatcccaagatccaaacacaaacaacacacggggagtgagttatcacatttttaactaatagagaaacaagacaactagatatacatatcatataaatcaaataaaacttacttacacgtaattcacgtaattccaccactttgtcattcacagttcacttttcatccatcaatcacacttttcaatcatcaatcacattacacaagaatcacacgctctgatcaagacataataacacattaatttcataataaacaattagactcaagcctatatgcaatgtggtaccatgtcagtgaaaaaccaccctggggcgcttacgagtacataacaagacacaccacacaatgggtttgtcaggtcactttcactaagtaaaatcatagggagactagtcagggtcacgatgttttgcgagaatactccaaccatatgggaccaacataggcttaaaggagcactcaaacccgaggacccccaaggcctacactccaaagagtccgtcagggcctctccctcctgattcaggtccaacccctaaaatcattttagcacacagacactgctcgtgaattatacaatacccacgacctcacactcatgtgttaaaatatgtttaacacaattacgctacaatttaacactggttcctaactaggaacctacactttctctttaacactgtgcataaacactggtcgggttattgtataattcatagctcacaatataataAATGTAACATCAGGTgttaaacacatccacttattcacaatcaaatatcatgtccacactttaacatctcataacatcacatcaaccatctcataacattcctaatgatattcataaggtacaacatgcacatgttcatcaaatttaaccataatattctcaaactccaatacttaataatttttggaatcatactataacactctacaatattatttacataaattattaatataaataactacctctctatatataaactagcatacatcatattgaattacaaattacaaagtaagctttcaatgcgcaaattttaaataattatatgaacactttggtcaatttcaattatgatattaattttttaaattatatataaaaacctaaaagcaagaaaaagagaaaatacaaaatcaatatctttctctaaatttctccttactttatttcatcaattcatattaattagaaaaaatactCGATTTATAGGattcacgctcaacacaataacatatcaatttcccaacaattggtctgtcaaacatatataattcactgtaataattataaggataaaatgaaaattgcaaaaacaccccaaaactcattcctattgatatctctaaggatccctacacatgttctcactaattcccaattgtgaataactcatcccttacctctgagcgggctcacgtgtcttcagccaacgatagcaacatctctagcggttccctgagatttcTCAAGTTATTCCTCCTACTGtcccgatagaattcccaaacgtcagagagacggagaagagattgaagcctccacttatactatcttcatgcgattcaTTTTTCGCCCTCCACTAGTATTATCTcgtaaatcccaacggtgaaagtgtgtgcaattgaatttcgaaatacatatccaaattttatgaaaatccaacggttaacgaaactgAGACCGTATTTTTACTAAGaccgttttgggtttctgcgggaaaagagaAATCTACATTGcgaagggtatttctcttagctccgAAATGATTTtacaattcccaacggtgagcaTACTCATAATTGGGTTGCGGACGGGATGTTAAAATgtcacgacaatccaacggtaaATTTAtctgagatcgtcatttttctgaaaCAGCTTTGGtgagctgcgggaaaaagaaagggttttgagaagagagggggaaaaacgaaaatgaggctaAGAGGAGGCACCtaacttaacataactatttatacctagggtattcAGTCAATTATTtgctctttatttatttatttatttactaaaaatctttttaaatttatttacgaaaaaaattTGGATGTTACACAGTCACCACCATGACCATTATAATTATCACCGCCACCATTACTACTATCTTCAATTGTAACCACTGATGTTTTGATGGACAAAGTACATAATCTATATACTATCTATAAAAGAGATACCCCTAGAAAATTCTAAAATGTCCCTACCTAAGGTTGTGACACCTGTTCATTTTCTTGGTTTTTTGGTCTTTTAACCTTTTCATTTCCCACTCCCTTGGTTGCTCCACATATTGTTCCAGGTGTCTTCTTTTCTAACCTTTTCATTTCCCACTCCCTTGGTTGCTCCACGTATTTTTCCATTTCTCTTTCTCCCGTGAACAAACAACGCAAAAggctcctccaccaccaccacctccaatCTCCGTCTTTCACACAGAGAGAGATACTATGTGTGAGATCAGTTTTTGGTTCATggattccttttctcttctacacAATTCCAAGCATCTATTCTTGGTATTTGAtatatttcatttctttctctctcatatatttttttcttcttttaatttactattttttggtTTATAAACGATCACCCATGATGCGGATTggattttgtgttgtgcaggtTTGAACAAGTTTTGGGCTTTTGGTGGTAATGTGgtgttcttttttattcattttatttaacattagaTCACTGTTATTTACAATTGAGTTTATGGATTGTTATTTTGACGTGTTTTGGTGCGTTTCGTGTGCAGATGGTGGTGTATGCGTGTTGGACGAGGTTTGGCTTCTCTTTCGGTGCTGTTTTCATGCATCCTTTCTTACATGCATGTTAGCTTATCATTTTTCTCTGTTCATGGTACTTTTgttgttctattttttaatgtagCTTTGctgttgtattttcttttataaatgtgtAACTTTTGACTTCCTATTATTGatgtttttctcttcatttttccAGATACAAACAaggtttgccttttttttttgtgctgtTTTCATGTATGGTTTCTTACATGCAtgttagatttttgtttttttttgtgttggccGAGGTTCGGCTTCTCTTTCGGTGCTGTTATCATGTATCCTTTCTTACATGCATGTTTGCTTATCgtttttctttgttatttttacCCCAAAAAGTTTCAATTTCTTAGAACAAACGCATAAAATAGACTAAAACAAATTCACTGGTACTTGAGATTCAACATTTTTACCCCTAAATTtgaagttttttatttgtttagtcaATGTAGACATTAAAGCAAATGATATGCAGTACCAAAATCAATCTAAATCATTATATTCTTCTTCTTGATAAGATGTTGTCTCTATTTAGTTTTATGGTGAATACTAATTTTGCTGATATAGAATAATGATATGCAataccaaaatcaatttgaatcGTTATATTGTTCTTCTTGATAATATGCAgtaccaaaatcaatttgaatcGTTAATGATATGCAGTACCAAAATCAATTTGCTGATATAgaatacttttaatttgaatactaaTTTTGCTGATAtagaatacttttaattttacatgtagcgaaaaaaaatttcatcctgtgattcaaatttcttttctgaatattgtcattttaattttgcaaGTTAATTTAGAATACCTTAGTAGAGTTATGTTCAACACAAATGACGGGAACTGATTCACGCACAACTATGATTGATGGCTTGGGTGTTGCTGGATGAGGAGTTTTGCCccaaaaagtttcaattttttagaaCAAGCACATTCACGGGTACTTGAGATTCAacattccccccccccccccctaaatttcaagttttttatttgtttagtcaATGTAGACATTAAACCAAATGATATACAGtttcaaaattagaattttggggatccttttttatttgttatatattcttGATAATATGCAgtaccaaaatcaatttgaatcGTTAATGATATGCAGTACCAAAATCAATTTGCTGATATAgaatacttttaatttgaatactaaTTTTGCTGATAtagaatacttttaattttacatgtagcgaaaaaaaatttcatcctgtgattcaaatttcttttctgaatattgtcattttaattttgcaaGTTAATTTAGAATACCTTAGTAGAGTTATGTTCAACACAAATGACGGGAACTGATTCACGCACAACTATGATTGATGGCTTGGGTGTTGCTGGATGAGGAGTTTTGCCccaaaaagtttcaattttttagaaCAAGCACATTCACGGGTACTTGAGATTCAacattcccccccccccccctaaatttcaagttttttatttgtttagtcaATGTAGACATTAAACCAAATGATATACAGtttcaaaattagaattttggggatccttttttatttgttatatatgaCAGTGAGAATTAGCTAATGTCAAATTGCGAATACAGAAAAAGTTGCAAGTTCCAGATGTGGAGTTTTGAAAggaatatatgtatgtgttaaTTCAATTATCTGCACTAGCACTACTTTTTAGGCCTTTTAAAGCTTGGTCAACTTTGTTTTATGGGAGATTGATgcatattttactaattatgttaaaattttgttttctcttcttctgCATTGTAGTTAAATTAAACTATTATGTGAAAGTTTGGTCCATCTGTGTTTCAGCCCTGCTTCAATTACTTTCTGGGTGTAGAGCTATCAAGGTCAATGGAATCTATTTAGGCATATTGTTTAACTTCTACATGAGTAAGTTATTACAAATTTGCACTGTTTGATTGTTTAGAGAAGGGATATATATGGTGCTTGGGAGCAATATCTTGGACTGGAACATGATGACAGTGCTCCAAAAAAGTCCTATGCAGTCAACGAGGTAAATATTAGGGATtagcttctttcttttctttgggggATTGCCCAATGTAGCTGTTTAGAGTTGCGATATTAGActtacaatttattttcttccctgatccttcttatttattttctgatttaaaaataaacttataaactGCAGTAGAACAGagcctacataataataataataataataataataataataataataataataataataataataataataatgaaacaaaaccaaacattatttcctatctcttattattattattattattattattattattattattattattattattattatgttggctttgttcttttataatttcttagttTGTTTGCTAATCAGGAAATAAATTGTTGCTTTGTTGAGTGGATGTGTAAGTTGAGGTGCAATATCAACAAAaggtaactttttttctttcattttctgtcatttttatcatggttttctttctcttatatGTTACAAATGACATACATACATGACATTTCAATGCATGTGTAGAATAAGCTTAGAAACCTTATACCCAGAATTGTGATGCTTCAACATTCCACTTTGCTATtgaatgtttggtttctttgggTTCCTTAAATAAAGCATGCACTTTGAGAAGTGGTTCATCTTTTGTAGAtgttaagaaatcaaaattttagttGCTTATATTTTCCGAACTCATAGGAATGTCCTTATGCTTATATTTGGTTttgtatcatcatcatcatcatcatcatcatcattattattattattatgtaggctctgttcttctatagtttcttagtttgttttctaatcagaaaaataaattgttgcttCATTAGGTGGGTGTGTAACTCGAGGTGCAATATCAAcaaaatgtaactttttttctttcattttctgtaatttttatcatgtttttctttctctcataTGTTTAGTTTCTTTGggtcaaatcattattttcttttgcttctgATTAATATCTAGGCTCTTCTATATTTAGTTTCCTTGCTCATACCTATAATGACTATCATATTCAGTACTCAAATGTTTTCTTTGCAGCTTTGTGCTAGCTGAACTCCATATTATCCACGACCATGGTTCATAATAGACT is a window encoding:
- the LOC102662142 gene encoding ubiquitin C-terminal hydrolase 13 isoform X2, whose translation is MAWVLLDEEFCPKKFQFFRTSTFTALLQLLSGCRAIKRRDIYGAWEQYLGLEHDDSAPKKSYAVNEEINCCFVEWMCKLRCNINKRWVCNSRCNINKM
- the LOC102662142 gene encoding uncharacterized protein isoform X1 — translated: MYVLIQLSALALLFRPFKAWSTLFYGRLMHILLIMLKFCFLFFCIVVKLNYYVKVWSICVSALLQLLSGCRAIKRRDIYGAWEQYLGLEHDDSAPKKSYAVNEEINCCFVEWMCKLRCNINKR